One window of the Paenibacillus beijingensis genome contains the following:
- a CDS encoding precorrin-2 dehydrogenase/sirohydrochlorin ferrochelatase family protein, with protein MGGYPVILKLEGIRCVVIGGGAVAERKTAGLLDAGADIVIVVSPSLTLQLRKLAESGRITAEIKEYEQSDIRGAGLVFAATDSREVNARVASDAARAGVMVNTADEGSGGSFITPAVVRRGDLLLAVTTSGASPALAAHIRQELEHRYGPRYEAALRDLKRLREELKKLVPDAVKRKELLREAAQRMNAELTASEVHAVRERNPGDADVEQH; from the coding sequence ATGGGCGGTTACCCGGTCATACTGAAACTGGAAGGAATACGGTGCGTCGTCATCGGCGGGGGCGCCGTGGCGGAGCGGAAAACAGCCGGTCTCTTGGATGCGGGGGCGGATATCGTTATCGTCGTCAGTCCATCGCTCACACTGCAGCTGAGGAAGCTTGCCGAATCGGGACGGATTACGGCCGAAATAAAAGAGTACGAGCAGTCCGATATCCGGGGGGCGGGACTTGTATTCGCGGCTACCGACAGCCGGGAAGTAAACGCCCGGGTTGCCAGTGACGCCGCCCGCGCCGGCGTTATGGTGAATACCGCCGACGAGGGTAGCGGCGGCTCGTTCATCACGCCCGCTGTCGTCCGGCGCGGCGATCTGCTGCTGGCGGTAACGACGTCCGGCGCAAGCCCGGCGCTGGCGGCGCACATCCGGCAGGAGCTTGAGCACCGTTACGGGCCGCGTTATGAAGCGGCTCTGCGCGATTTGAAACGTTTGCGCGAAGAATTGAAGAAGTTGGTACCGGATGCGGTCAAGCGTAAGGAACTGCTGCGGGAGGCGGCCCAGCGAATGAATGCGGAGCTGACGGCATCTGAGGTTCATGCGGTCAGGGAACGGAATCCGGGCGATGCCGACGTGGAGCAGCACTAG
- the hemC gene encoding hydroxymethylbilane synthase, with product MTLRKGRTIVVGTRQSALALTQTGQVIDGLRELSARHGMDYSFEIRKIVTKGDRILDVTLSKVGGKGLFVKEIEQALLDKEIDLAVHSMKDMPYELPEGLMNGAVPKRIDPRDCIITRGGEGLAELPHGARVGTSSLRRASQLQHYRPDLRLEPVRGNIDSRIRKLETEGFDAIVLAAAGLTRMGWQERMTAPLEVDVCLPAVGQGALGIECRQEDTEIRELLSLYNDPETELAVRAERSFLGALNGGCQIPIGAYATISGGSEEEPELQLTGMVGNPDGSTVLKEMRRGTDPEALGKEVADALRAIGADRILSEIGG from the coding sequence ATGACATTGCGCAAAGGGCGGACGATTGTGGTCGGAACGAGGCAGAGCGCGCTTGCGCTGACCCAGACCGGCCAGGTTATCGACGGGCTGCGGGAGCTGTCGGCACGGCACGGGATGGATTACAGCTTTGAAATCCGCAAAATCGTGACGAAGGGTGACCGGATCCTCGATGTGACGCTGTCGAAAGTAGGCGGCAAAGGTCTTTTTGTAAAAGAAATCGAGCAGGCGCTGCTTGATAAAGAGATCGATTTGGCGGTACACAGCATGAAGGACATGCCGTATGAGCTGCCGGAAGGGCTCATGAACGGAGCTGTTCCGAAACGGATCGATCCGCGCGACTGCATCATTACACGCGGCGGCGAAGGGCTGGCCGAGCTGCCTCACGGAGCCAGAGTGGGGACGAGCAGCCTCAGGCGCGCCAGCCAGCTGCAGCACTACCGTCCGGATCTTCGTCTGGAACCGGTCCGGGGCAATATCGACTCGCGAATCCGCAAGCTGGAAACCGAAGGCTTCGATGCGATCGTGCTGGCGGCAGCTGGTCTTACGAGAATGGGCTGGCAGGAGAGGATGACGGCGCCGCTTGAGGTCGATGTTTGTCTGCCGGCCGTCGGGCAGGGGGCGCTTGGCATTGAATGCCGCCAGGAGGATACGGAAATCAGGGAACTGCTGTCGCTGTATAACGATCCGGAAACAGAGCTTGCCGTCCGTGCGGAACGCAGCTTTCTCGGCGCCCTGAACGGAGGCTGCCAAATTCCGATCGGCGCTTATGCGACGATAAGCGGGGGTTCGGAGGAAGAACCGGAGCTGCAGTTGACCGGTATGGTAGGCAATCCTGACGGAAGCACGGTATTAAAGGAAATGCGCCGCGGAACGGATCCGGAAGCGCTTGGGAAAGAAGTTGCGGATGCGCTCCGGGCGATAGGAGCGGATCGCATTTTGTCGGAAATTGGGGGATAA